The following coding sequences lie in one Nakaseomyces glabratus chromosome K, complete sequence genomic window:
- the KSS1 gene encoding mitogen-activated serine/threonine-protein kinase KSS1 (CAGL0K04169g~Ortholog(s) have MAP kinase activity, transcription factor binding activity), with the protein MPRTITFNIPKEYKLVDLVGEGSYGIVCSATHLPTGNKVAIKRIRFPDSPPSDDGQGVPRLEEDDEHDNIAKVALIRTIREIKILSHFNNHENIITIFEKIKPMQSINFKEIYLVQELMETDLSRILASSNTLTVDHIQYFLYQILRALKAIHSAKVIHRDLKPSNILLNSNCDLKICDFGLARTYDPDDDASTMNGNNVGFLTEYVATRWYRAPEIMLNFQDYSTAIDIWSCGCVLAEMLFRKPIFPGKDYHHQLLLILDTLGTPSPEDIEAINYGRAKEYILSLPHFPKKDWSQLLGTDNEMLLDILDKLMIFNPKRRITAEQALEHPFLATYHDPKDEPNFPPLNFKGDEFWQLDNCMETSNGYGTDDSNNLRANVTRRKLREILYQEMVTPAPR; encoded by the coding sequence ATGCCAAGAACTATTACATTTAATATCCCAAAGGAGTATAAACTTGTGGACCTTGTTGGTGAAGGTTCCTACGGTATAGTCTGTTCGGCGACTCATTTGCCCACGGGCAACAAAGTAGCCATCAAGAGAATAAGGTTCCCGGACTCACCGCCTTCTGATGATGGGCAAGGTGTGCCACGATTAGAGGAAGACGATGAGCATGATAACATTGCCAAAGTCGCGTTGATCAGGACTATCAGAGAGATCAAAATCCTATCGCATTTTAATAACCATGAGAACATCATCACGATATTTGAGAAGATCAAACCTATGCAGTCGATAAACTTCAAAGAGATTTATTTAGTACAGGAGTTAATGGAAACAGATCTGTCGAGAATTTTAGCATCGTCAAATACTTTGACTGTGGAtcatattcaatatttctTATACCAGATACTTCGGGCACTGAAAGCCATTCATTCTGCTAAAGTTATACACAGAGACTTAAAACCTTCTAATATTTTACTGAACTCGAACTGTGATTTAAAGATATGTGATTTTGGTCTAGCAAGGACGTATGACCCCGATGATGATGCCTCAACGATGAACGGTAACAACGTTGGATTCCTGACTGAGTATGTAGCAACCAGATGGTACAGAGCACCAGAAATAATGCTCAATTTTCAGGATTACTCTACTGCTATCGATATTTGGTCATGTGGTTGTGTACTAGCAGAAATGCTATTCCGTAAGCCAATATTCCCGGGTAAAGACTATCACCATCAACtacttttgattttggaCACCTTGGGAACCCCTAGTCCCGAGGATATCGAAGCTATTAATTATGGTAGAGCAAAGGAGTATATTCTAAGTCTGCCTCATTTTCCAAAGAAGGACTGGTCACAACTGCTTGGGACAGATAATGAGATGTTACTTGATATACTAGACAAGTTAATGATTTTCAATCCAAAGAGAAGGATAACTGCAGAGCAGGCTCTTGAACATCCTTTCTTAGCAACATACCACGATCCTAAAGATGAGCCCAACTTTCCACCTCTTAACTTTAAAGGAGATGAATTCTGGCAACTTGATAATTGCATGGAGACCAGCAATGGATATGGGACAGACGACAGCAATAACCTAAGAGCCAACGTGACTAGAAGAAAGTTGAGAGAGATACTATACCAAGAAATGGTCACTCCAGCGCCTAGGTGA